In a single window of the Rhopalosiphum padi isolate XX-2018 chromosome 1, ASM2088224v1, whole genome shotgun sequence genome:
- the LOC132917034 gene encoding sodium-independent sulfate anion transporter-like isoform X2 yields MTITNDDNDRHQNRCEKMEVNENIRSQYTIGSNDFIHEVGERPKKNVKEKLHEFSSCLNSNSKTVFTYKTITKRLPILQWWPTYSSADCIGDLLAGITVGLTLIPQSMAYSALAGLPPQQGLYGSFIGSLMYVFLGTCKEVPMGPTAIISLMTYNTLHGLGPVYGTLLCFLTGVIQLIMGLVGLGFLIDFISGPVNSGFTSAVAILIVASQIKDLIGVKAAGTTLVDMIISISKDISHYQLGDTWLGIICIVVILLLRRMALCQIGPKDVKEQTMFHKFMNRSMWLIGTFRNSIVVIVSSYVGYMYITSTGHDVTSNEIPPIPFKVVGKIPSGLPEFDLPKFSIARDNGTTIGFFEMVSNIGSGVIVLPIIALIETISICKTFADGKPVDATQELLATGLCNIGNSFFHAYPGTGSFSRSAVNAASGVRTPMEGLYAGILVIVALLFCTPYLYYIPKAALAAIIIAAVIFMVEVRVVRPIYRSKKSDLIPGLATFFACLVLPLEIGVLIGIGLNLVSILYHAARPKLLIEVHKTRDGINYLMVTPDRCLVFPSVDYVRNLVMKQSLKRELPVVIDCSHIYGADFTAAKVIEMLTQDFSKRGQALFFYNLKPSVVAVFEGVQPKGFITYYHRHDLDQLFQRWKQQRQQIEHASAE; encoded by the exons ATGACCATTACTAATGATGATAACGATCGACACCAAAATCGATGTGAAAAAATGGaggtaaatgaaaatataagatCTCAATACACAATAGGCAGCAACGACTTTATAC ACGAAGTTGGTGAAAGACCTAAGAAaaatgttaaggaaaaattacATGAATTCTCATCATGTCTAAACAGTAATTCAAAGACAGTATTTACGTACAAAACAATCACCAAAAGACTACCGATTTTACAATGGTGGCCGACGTATTCCTCAGCAGACTGTATCGGAGATCTTTTGGCAGGAATTACGGTCGGTCTGACGCTCATACCACAGTCGATGGCCTATTCTGCTCTAGCTGGTCTACCACCACAA cAAGGTCTATACGGTTCGTTCATCGGTAGTTTGATGTACGTTTTCCTCGGGACTTGTAAAGAAGTACCTATGGGACCGACGGCCATTATATCTCTAATGACATACAACACGCTCCACGGACTCGGACCCGTATACGGCACTTTGCTGTGTTTCTTAACAGGTGTCATCCAATTGATAATGGGCTTAGTGGGACTAG GCTTTTTGATCGATTTTATTTCTGGACCAGTAAACTCAGGGTTTACATCAGCCGTTGCGATACTCATCGTTGCATCACAAATCAAAGACTTGATTGGCGTAAAAGCTGCGGGTACAACGCTAGTGGATATGATAATATCGATATCCAAAGATATTAGTCATTATCAACTGGGCGACACATGGCTTGGGATAATTTGCATCGTTGTTATTCTTCTGTTGAGG agaATGGCTCTGTGTCAAATCGGACCTAAGGACGTGAAAGAGCAAACCATGTTTCACAAGTTTATGAACCGATCTATGTGGTTGATTGGTACATTCAGAAATTCGATAGTAGTTATTGTTAGCAGTTACGTGGGATATATGTACATAACTTCGACGGGACACGACGTGACCTCTAACGAAATACCGCCGATACCGTTCAAAGTGGTGG GTAAAATACCATCGGGCTTGCCAGAGTTCGACCTACCAAAGTTTAGTATTGCGAGAGATAATGGAACGACAATAGGATTCTTTGAAATGGTCTCGAACATAGGCTCTGGAGTTATAGTGCTACCGATAATTGCGTTGATTGAAACCATTTCCATATGTAAAACGTTCG CTGATGGTAAGCCCGTCGATGCCACTCAGGAGTTATTGGCGACCGGTCTGTGCAACATCGGTAATTCGTTTTTCCACGCGTACCCTGGCACGGGGTCTTTCTCCAGGAGCGCCGTGAATGCAGCTAGCGGAGTTCGAACTCCGATGGAGGGTTTATACGCCG gtaTTTTGGTTATTGTCGCATTGCTTTTTTGTACACCCTATTTATACTACATACCAAAAGCGGCTCTCGCGGCGATTATTATTGCCGCAGTCATATTCATGGTTGAAGTGCGCGTGGTCAGGCCCATTTATAGATCGAAAA aaagtgATCTCATACCAGGTTTGGCGACATTTTTCGCTTGTTTGGTTTTACCTCTAGAAATAGGAGTTTTAATAGGTATCGGGTTGAATTTGGTTTCGATTTTATATCACGCAGCAAGACCAAAACTGTTGATTGAAGTGCATAAA ACACGGGATGGTATAAACTATTTGATGGTCACACCAGACAGATGTTTGGTTTTCCCGTCGGTCGATTACGTGAGAAATTTGGTGATGAAACAAAGTTTGAAACGAGAACTTCCCGTTGTCATCGACTGTTCACACATATATGGTGCGGACTTTACCGCAGCAAAG GTTATCGAGATGTTAACACAGGACTTCTCAAAAAGAGGTCAAGCTctgtttttctataatttaaaacctAGTGTGGTAGCTGTATTCGAAGGAGTCCAGCCTAAAGGATTCATAACGTATTATCATAGACATGACTTAGATCAGTTGTTCCAAAGATGGAA aCAACAGCGTCAACAAATCGAACATGCGTCGGCAGAATGA
- the LOC132917034 gene encoding sodium-independent sulfate anion transporter-like isoform X1 has product MTITNDDNDRHQNRCEKMEVNENIRSQYTIGSNDFILVDEVGERPKKNVKEKLHEFSSCLNSNSKTVFTYKTITKRLPILQWWPTYSSADCIGDLLAGITVGLTLIPQSMAYSALAGLPPQQGLYGSFIGSLMYVFLGTCKEVPMGPTAIISLMTYNTLHGLGPVYGTLLCFLTGVIQLIMGLVGLGFLIDFISGPVNSGFTSAVAILIVASQIKDLIGVKAAGTTLVDMIISISKDISHYQLGDTWLGIICIVVILLLRRMALCQIGPKDVKEQTMFHKFMNRSMWLIGTFRNSIVVIVSSYVGYMYITSTGHDVTSNEIPPIPFKVVGKIPSGLPEFDLPKFSIARDNGTTIGFFEMVSNIGSGVIVLPIIALIETISICKTFADGKPVDATQELLATGLCNIGNSFFHAYPGTGSFSRSAVNAASGVRTPMEGLYAGILVIVALLFCTPYLYYIPKAALAAIIIAAVIFMVEVRVVRPIYRSKKSDLIPGLATFFACLVLPLEIGVLIGIGLNLVSILYHAARPKLLIEVHKTRDGINYLMVTPDRCLVFPSVDYVRNLVMKQSLKRELPVVIDCSHIYGADFTAAKVIEMLTQDFSKRGQALFFYNLKPSVVAVFEGVQPKGFITYYHRHDLDQLFQRWKQQRQQIEHASAE; this is encoded by the exons ATGACCATTACTAATGATGATAACGATCGACACCAAAATCGATGTGAAAAAATGGaggtaaatgaaaatataagatCTCAATACACAATAGGCAGCAACGACTTTATAC TTGTAGACGAAGTTGGTGAAAGACCTAAGAAaaatgttaaggaaaaattacATGAATTCTCATCATGTCTAAACAGTAATTCAAAGACAGTATTTACGTACAAAACAATCACCAAAAGACTACCGATTTTACAATGGTGGCCGACGTATTCCTCAGCAGACTGTATCGGAGATCTTTTGGCAGGAATTACGGTCGGTCTGACGCTCATACCACAGTCGATGGCCTATTCTGCTCTAGCTGGTCTACCACCACAA cAAGGTCTATACGGTTCGTTCATCGGTAGTTTGATGTACGTTTTCCTCGGGACTTGTAAAGAAGTACCTATGGGACCGACGGCCATTATATCTCTAATGACATACAACACGCTCCACGGACTCGGACCCGTATACGGCACTTTGCTGTGTTTCTTAACAGGTGTCATCCAATTGATAATGGGCTTAGTGGGACTAG GCTTTTTGATCGATTTTATTTCTGGACCAGTAAACTCAGGGTTTACATCAGCCGTTGCGATACTCATCGTTGCATCACAAATCAAAGACTTGATTGGCGTAAAAGCTGCGGGTACAACGCTAGTGGATATGATAATATCGATATCCAAAGATATTAGTCATTATCAACTGGGCGACACATGGCTTGGGATAATTTGCATCGTTGTTATTCTTCTGTTGAGG agaATGGCTCTGTGTCAAATCGGACCTAAGGACGTGAAAGAGCAAACCATGTTTCACAAGTTTATGAACCGATCTATGTGGTTGATTGGTACATTCAGAAATTCGATAGTAGTTATTGTTAGCAGTTACGTGGGATATATGTACATAACTTCGACGGGACACGACGTGACCTCTAACGAAATACCGCCGATACCGTTCAAAGTGGTGG GTAAAATACCATCGGGCTTGCCAGAGTTCGACCTACCAAAGTTTAGTATTGCGAGAGATAATGGAACGACAATAGGATTCTTTGAAATGGTCTCGAACATAGGCTCTGGAGTTATAGTGCTACCGATAATTGCGTTGATTGAAACCATTTCCATATGTAAAACGTTCG CTGATGGTAAGCCCGTCGATGCCACTCAGGAGTTATTGGCGACCGGTCTGTGCAACATCGGTAATTCGTTTTTCCACGCGTACCCTGGCACGGGGTCTTTCTCCAGGAGCGCCGTGAATGCAGCTAGCGGAGTTCGAACTCCGATGGAGGGTTTATACGCCG gtaTTTTGGTTATTGTCGCATTGCTTTTTTGTACACCCTATTTATACTACATACCAAAAGCGGCTCTCGCGGCGATTATTATTGCCGCAGTCATATTCATGGTTGAAGTGCGCGTGGTCAGGCCCATTTATAGATCGAAAA aaagtgATCTCATACCAGGTTTGGCGACATTTTTCGCTTGTTTGGTTTTACCTCTAGAAATAGGAGTTTTAATAGGTATCGGGTTGAATTTGGTTTCGATTTTATATCACGCAGCAAGACCAAAACTGTTGATTGAAGTGCATAAA ACACGGGATGGTATAAACTATTTGATGGTCACACCAGACAGATGTTTGGTTTTCCCGTCGGTCGATTACGTGAGAAATTTGGTGATGAAACAAAGTTTGAAACGAGAACTTCCCGTTGTCATCGACTGTTCACACATATATGGTGCGGACTTTACCGCAGCAAAG GTTATCGAGATGTTAACACAGGACTTCTCAAAAAGAGGTCAAGCTctgtttttctataatttaaaacctAGTGTGGTAGCTGTATTCGAAGGAGTCCAGCCTAAAGGATTCATAACGTATTATCATAGACATGACTTAGATCAGTTGTTCCAAAGATGGAA aCAACAGCGTCAACAAATCGAACATGCGTCGGCAGAATGA
- the LOC132917902 gene encoding coiled-coil domain-containing protein 137, which translates to MARKFKSKKQKKVKDVFEQISKRNEELKGKTNEPPKDPKRQDVPRSLREFMQLKKLAKRGLKNKSQPYIDIGNRLSKNNQKCAFELEEKPEQTHVIRESGVVVTEATTVQTAKEKLVQAKRKRQLKTKLKRDKKKEKKKQKLDEETQNKEEHAIEYVKDNIEFGETVHCPPNLTVKPRKAVINDFENRPGRKDDLFLKSMLTDTGNSVKAKKINDVILKKPSKSAIQRKAFTGKRKALSLSDRRIIERERDSAVLAYRQLKKNVTNKTE; encoded by the exons GTTAAAAGGAAAAACTAATGAGCCTCCCAAAGATCCTAAACGTCAAGATGTGCCTCGGAGCTTACGTGAATTTATGCAACTAAAAAAATTAGCTAAACGTggtcttaaaaataaaagtcaacCATACATTGATATAGGAAAtagattatcaaaaaataatcaaaaatgtgCATTTGAACTAGAAGAAAAACCTGAACAAACACATGTTATTCGGGAAAGCGGAGTTGTTGTTACTGAAGCTACTACTGTTCAGACTGCAAAAGAAAAATTAGTACAAGCTAAACGAAAAAgacaattaaaaactaaactaaaaagagataaaaaaaaagagaaaaaaaaacaaaaacttgaCGAAGAAACACAAAATAAAGAAGAACATGCAATTGAATATGTTAAAGACAATATTGAATTTGGAGAAACTGTACATTGTCCTCCAAATTTGACTGTAAAACCTAGAAAAGCagttattaatgattttgaaaataga cctGGTCGAAAAGATGACTTGTTCTTGAAATCCATGTTAACAGATACTGGCAACTCTGTAAAAGCAAAGAAAATAAATGATGtcattttaaaaaaacctaGTAAAAGTGCAATTCAACGAAAAGCATTTACTGGCAAACGTAAAGCATTGTCTTTATCTGATCGTAGGATAATAGAAAGAGAAAGAGATTCAGCTGTGTTAGCATACagacagttaaaaaaaaatgtaaccaataaaactgaataa